In Anaerolineales bacterium, the following proteins share a genomic window:
- a CDS encoding RidA family protein, with protein MSKEYINPKELFPSLQYGFSQIVTSGSGKMVFLSGQVGWDEQQQIVGANDLQAQTWQAFRNIEIAIKAAGGALTDIVSMRLYIVEEKMEESRHIQAALKEFFPADHAPTTTWIGVRRLANKDFLIEIEAVGVIKN; from the coding sequence ATGTCTAAAGAATACATCAATCCAAAAGAACTTTTTCCCAGCCTGCAATATGGTTTTTCTCAAATCGTCACTAGCGGCAGTGGAAAAATGGTGTTTTTATCCGGGCAGGTCGGCTGGGATGAACAACAGCAGATCGTTGGAGCCAACGACCTGCAGGCGCAAACCTGGCAAGCGTTTAGGAATATCGAAATCGCCATAAAAGCGGCGGGCGGCGCATTGACAGACATCGTCTCTATGCGGCTTTATATTGTCGAAGAAAAGATGGAAGAAAGCCGTCACATTCAAGCCGCCCTAAAAGAATTTTTTCCAGCGGACCACGCGCCGACCACAACCTGGATTGGGGTGCGAAGGCTGGCAAACAAAGATTTTTTGATCGAGATTGAAGCGGTCGGTGTGATCAAGAATTGA
- a CDS encoding gamma-glutamyl-gamma-aminobutyrate hydrolase family protein: MKPLIGITTHLSNNEYGQARVVLQQAYADAVMQAGGVPVLIPSLIADDGWDSLYARLDGILLSGGGDIALDHFPGEAHPRISDVEPQRDAIELKLARAAVDDGKPFLGICRGCQVVNVALGGTLYTHLPDQFPNALDHSYPGNLRHVLVHQVKIEEGTRFADVLGEPIVRVNSHHHQGLKDVASALRVAGHAPDGLVEAVELPDHPFGLAVQWHPEWLTNQEPTRNLFRKFVEAAEG; the protein is encoded by the coding sequence ATGAAACCTCTCATCGGAATTACTACCCATTTATCGAACAACGAATACGGTCAGGCGCGCGTCGTCCTGCAACAAGCCTATGCGGACGCGGTGATGCAAGCCGGAGGCGTGCCGGTTCTTATCCCTTCGTTGATCGCGGACGACGGCTGGGACTCGCTCTATGCCCGCCTCGACGGGATTCTCCTCTCCGGCGGTGGCGACATCGCCCTCGACCATTTCCCCGGCGAAGCGCATCCCCGCATCTCAGACGTGGAGCCGCAACGCGACGCCATCGAGTTGAAACTCGCTCGCGCCGCTGTGGACGACGGCAAACCCTTCCTCGGAATCTGCCGTGGATGCCAGGTCGTCAACGTCGCCCTCGGCGGGACGCTATACACGCATCTGCCGGATCAATTCCCCAACGCGCTCGATCATTCCTATCCGGGCAACTTGCGGCATGTACTTGTCCATCAAGTGAAAATAGAAGAGGGCACGCGCTTCGCGGACGTGCTTGGCGAGCCGATCGTGCGCGTCAACAGCCATCACCACCAGGGACTCAAAGATGTCGCTTCCGCGCTCCGCGTAGCAGGTCATGCCCCCGATGGGTTGGTGGAAGCGGTTGAATTGCCCGATCATCCCTTTGGTCTCGCCGTGCAATGGCACCCCGAATGGCTGACGAACCAAGAGCCGACAAGGAACTTGTTTAGGAAGTTTGTCGAAGCGGCGGAGGGATGA
- a CDS encoding response regulator — translation MSISTSNPSASILVVDDEPGIASLCDRVLSREGYRVTALINPHAAIEHLQQTRTDLLLVDIRMPEVDGFDVIARAKIVQPDIAVLVMTGFGTVETAIRALRQGVDGLLLKPFEKGEELVSAVAQAINDNLRKRDAARVQALRPLFNVTETLFAETDQDKLIALIADAIRDHLNCSNVAYYRVDGETVTAVAEVGKTLPVAADQTAVGLIRRVAEDRNPMIIHASGPGEADAQSLLSTVGLGSAILIPIPRSNWNSVLFAARDSSGAQFRGADLELFFVLARQAVVAMENARLYADLRDTLRRVEESQQALLRAEKMAAAGRLTASIAHEVNNPLQSVQNCLHLAGREDLPAEKRKEYFELARTELDRLMKTMQRMLEFYRPGTVRVEHVDVLELLQHVISLTSQQLHQRNIQIKTDLPESLPSIFAVSGQIQQIFINLILNAHDAMPEGGELEITARALGGGVELIICDDGPGIPADQRNNIFEPFFSTKEGGTGLGLTVSYNIVTAHGGTLDLVERDEPGACFRLFLPTGDKQ, via the coding sequence ATGAGCATTTCGACATCGAATCCATCCGCGTCCATCCTCGTTGTGGACGATGAGCCCGGCATCGCATCACTGTGCGACCGCGTGCTCAGCCGCGAGGGCTATCGCGTCACCGCGCTGATCAACCCACACGCGGCGATCGAACACCTCCAACAAACGCGCACCGACCTCCTGCTCGTTGACATCCGTATGCCGGAGGTGGACGGCTTCGATGTGATCGCGCGCGCGAAGATTGTCCAACCGGATATCGCAGTGTTGGTGATGACCGGCTTTGGCACCGTGGAAACAGCGATCCGCGCGCTGAGGCAGGGCGTGGACGGGTTGTTGCTCAAGCCGTTTGAAAAAGGCGAAGAACTTGTAAGCGCCGTTGCGCAAGCCATCAACGATAATCTTCGCAAACGCGATGCGGCGCGCGTGCAGGCATTGCGCCCGTTGTTCAACGTGACCGAAACGCTGTTTGCCGAAACCGATCAGGATAAATTGATCGCGCTCATCGCCGACGCGATCCGCGACCACCTCAACTGTTCGAACGTCGCGTACTATCGGGTGGACGGCGAAACCGTCACGGCGGTGGCGGAGGTTGGAAAAACGCTCCCCGTCGCGGCGGACCAAACCGCCGTCGGATTGATCCGCCGCGTCGCAGAGGACCGGAATCCGATGATCATCCACGCGTCGGGACCGGGCGAGGCGGACGCGCAGTCGCTTCTTTCCACGGTTGGGCTTGGTTCAGCCATCCTCATCCCTATCCCCCGCTCGAACTGGAACAGCGTGTTGTTCGCAGCGCGTGATTCCTCCGGCGCGCAATTCCGCGGCGCAGACTTGGAATTATTCTTCGTGCTGGCGCGGCAAGCGGTGGTTGCGATGGAGAATGCGCGCTTATACGCCGACCTACGCGACACGCTCCGCCGCGTGGAAGAATCGCAACAGGCATTATTGCGCGCGGAAAAAATGGCGGCGGCAGGCAGGCTCACCGCTTCGATCGCGCATGAAGTGAATAATCCGCTTCAATCGGTGCAAAATTGTTTGCATCTCGCCGGGCGCGAAGACCTGCCCGCCGAAAAGCGGAAAGAGTATTTCGAACTCGCGCGCACAGAACTCGACCGCCTGATGAAAACCATGCAGAGGATGCTTGAATTCTATCGCCCCGGCACCGTGCGCGTGGAACATGTGGACGTTTTGGAATTGCTCCAACACGTGATCAGTCTCACTTCGCAGCAACTCCACCAGCGGAACATTCAGATCAAGACCGATCTGCCCGAATCGCTCCCGTCCATCTTCGCGGTGAGCGGACAAATCCAACAGATCTTCATCAACTTGATCCTCAACGCGCACGATGCGATGCCCGAAGGCGGGGAATTGGAAATTACCGCGCGCGCGTTAGGCGGCGGAGTTGAATTGATCATTTGCGACGATGGACCCGGCATCCCTGCCGATCAACGCAACAATATCTTCGAGCCGTTCTTCAGCACGAAAGAAGGCGGCACCGGCTTGGGGCTGACAGTGAGTTACAATATCGTCACCGCGCACGGCGGGACGCTCGATCTCGTGGAGCGCGACGAACCCGGCGCATGTTTCCGGTTATTTTTGCCAACGGGAGATAAGCAATAA
- a CDS encoding M28 family peptidase: protein MTNKSIAVYLSVIGLLLAAVLGWYAYSVLSQPEPDSTSFDGLRAYEDVQAQVAFGPRIPGTEGHAQVRAWMRAELESAGWQVEVQESEALGHPIVNVVAKRSDEPPQIILGAHYDSRMFADNDPVVANRSLPVPGANDGASGVAVLLELARSLPKDTTNVWLVFFDAEDNGRIAGWDWILGSREFVANNSFQPRAVVIVDMIGDADLNIYKERNSDPMLTDEIWAAAASLGYENKFIPEYKYSMLDDHAPFLEAGIPAVDLIDFDYPYWHTLDDTPDKVSPQSLEAVGRTLWVWIVQQGAQN from the coding sequence GTGACGAATAAATCCATCGCGGTCTATTTATCCGTCATCGGGCTCTTGCTTGCGGCGGTTCTCGGCTGGTACGCGTACTCGGTTCTTTCTCAGCCTGAGCCTGATTCGACCTCCTTCGACGGACTCCGCGCCTACGAAGACGTGCAGGCGCAGGTCGCGTTCGGTCCGCGCATTCCGGGGACGGAGGGGCATGCCCAAGTCCGCGCGTGGATGCGGGCAGAGTTGGAGTCCGCTGGCTGGCAGGTCGAAGTCCAGGAATCCGAAGCGTTGGGGCATCCAATCGTCAATGTGGTGGCGAAGCGCTCGGACGAACCTCCGCAGATCATCCTTGGCGCGCATTACGATTCGCGCATGTTTGCCGATAACGATCCCGTTGTTGCGAACCGTTCCCTGCCTGTGCCCGGCGCAAACGACGGCGCCTCCGGCGTGGCGGTTTTGCTGGAGTTGGCGCGTTCATTGCCCAAAGATACGACCAATGTTTGGCTGGTATTTTTCGACGCGGAGGATAACGGACGAATCGCGGGCTGGGATTGGATTCTCGGCTCTCGTGAGTTTGTCGCGAATAATTCGTTTCAGCCGCGCGCGGTCGTGATTGTGGACATGATCGGCGACGCCGATTTGAACATTTACAAGGAACGAAATTCCGATCCGATGTTGACGGATGAAATCTGGGCGGCGGCGGCGAGTTTGGGGTACGAAAACAAATTTATACCTGAATATAAATATTCGATGCTCGACGACCACGCGCCGTTTCTCGAAGCGGGCATCCCGGCAGTGGACCTGATTGACTTCGATTATCCCTATTGGCATACGTTGGACGACACGCCGGATAAGGTTTCACCGCAAAGCCTCGAAGCGGTGGGCAGGACGTTGTGGGTTTGGATCGTTCAGCAGGGCGCGCAAAACTGA
- the fabF gene encoding beta-ketoacyl-ACP synthase II: protein MEKVVITGMGTVSPLGLTVKESWQNAVNGVSGVAPITLFDSAPHNVHFAAEVKNFKPENYMDAKEARRRDRFELLGAAAVKEALADSGLEINESNAGRIGVMISSAIGGITSLEEAVITNQKDGPRRISPFLIPMLMSNGAAGLAAIDHRIKGPALSVASACASGSDGIGVAFMMLKAGMIDVALAGASEATICSVGVGAFDRIGAMSRRDGDYSMTPQPFDKNRDGLVMGEGAAVLVLETESHAKARGAQIHAELAGYGATADAYHITAPHENGEGGAAAIRMALQSAGANVDEVGYINAHGTGTPLNDKSETMVIKGAFGELAYNIPISSTKSMTGHMLGATGALEAIFCAQAVREGILPPTIHYETPDPDCDLDYIPNKAREKKITLAISNAFGFGGHNAVLAIRKYS from the coding sequence ATGGAAAAAGTTGTCATCACAGGCATGGGGACGGTCAGTCCGCTGGGGTTGACGGTGAAGGAATCCTGGCAAAATGCGGTCAATGGGGTTTCGGGTGTGGCGCCGATTACGCTGTTCGATTCTGCACCGCACAACGTGCATTTTGCGGCGGAGGTGAAAAACTTTAAGCCTGAAAATTACATGGACGCGAAGGAAGCGCGGCGGCGCGACCGTTTCGAGTTGCTCGGCGCGGCGGCAGTGAAAGAAGCGCTGGCAGATTCTGGGCTGGAGATCAATGAGAGTAACGCGGGGCGTATTGGCGTCATGATCTCTTCGGCGATCGGCGGTATCACATCGCTCGAAGAGGCGGTGATCACGAATCAAAAAGACGGACCGCGACGCATCAGCCCGTTCTTGATTCCCATGCTGATGTCGAACGGCGCGGCGGGGCTTGCCGCGATCGATCATCGCATCAAGGGCCCCGCGCTGTCGGTCGCTTCGGCGTGCGCTTCGGGTTCGGATGGGATCGGCGTCGCGTTCATGATGTTGAAGGCTGGCATGATCGATGTGGCGCTAGCGGGCGCGTCGGAGGCGACGATCTGTTCGGTGGGCGTCGGCGCGTTCGACCGCATCGGCGCGATGTCGCGGCGCGACGGCGATTACTCGATGACGCCGCAGCCGTTCGATAAAAACCGCGACGGGTTGGTGATGGGCGAAGGCGCGGCGGTCCTTGTGTTGGAAACGGAATCACATGCAAAAGCGCGCGGTGCGCAAATTCATGCGGAACTCGCGGGATACGGCGCCACAGCGGACGCGTATCACATCACTGCGCCTCATGAAAACGGGGAGGGCGGAGCCGCCGCCATTCGGATGGCGCTCCAGTCGGCGGGCGCGAACGTGGACGAGGTCGGCTACATCAACGCGCACGGGACCGGTACGCCGCTGAACGATAAATCGGAAACGATGGTGATCAAAGGCGCGTTCGGCGAACTGGCGTACAACATTCCCATTTCTTCGACCAAATCCATGACCGGGCACATGCTCGGCGCGACCGGCGCGTTGGAGGCGATCTTCTGCGCGCAGGCTGTGCGTGAGGGCATCCTGCCGCCGACGATCCATTACGAGACGCCCGACCCGGATTGCGATTTGGATTACATCCCCAACAAGGCGCGCGAGAAGAAAATCACGCTTGCCATAAGTAACGCCTTCGGCTTCGGCGGGCATAACGCGGTGCTGGCGATCCGAAAATATTCGTAA
- the trmFO gene encoding methylenetetrahydrofolate--tRNA-(uracil(54)-C(5))-methyltransferase (FADH(2)-oxidizing) TrmFO translates to MAELIVIGGGLAGSEAAWQAAQRGLKVRLFEMRPVMQTGAHQTDALAELVCSNSLGSNLPDRASGLLKNEARLLGSMLLECAEEASLPAGGALAVDREAFAEKVTRRIENHPNIEIVREEVKAIPNLPTIVASGPLTSPALSASIAELSGENHLFFFDAIAPIVHAESINMQIAFRASRYDKGAQDEGDYINCPFTKEEYYAFVDALLKAERIELRAFEDAIKSGVKAGHFFEGCLPVEIIVERGLDSLAFGPMRPVGLRDPRTGKRPYAVVQLRQDNLAGSLYNLVGFQTNLKFPEQRRVLRMIPGLENAEFMRYGQMHRNTFIASPKLLRPTLQHITRDDLFFAGQITGVEGYMGNIATGLLAGVNAARLYHGEAPLTLPQTTMLGALCHYVTHADLKDFQPMKANFGILPPIEFTSKIGKRERGAAYAERSLAELQTVMDGMVAA, encoded by the coding sequence ATGGCAGAATTAATTGTGATCGGAGGCGGGTTAGCCGGAAGCGAAGCCGCGTGGCAAGCCGCGCAACGCGGATTGAAAGTGCGCCTCTTCGAGATGCGCCCGGTGATGCAGACCGGCGCACACCAAACGGACGCGCTGGCTGAACTGGTCTGCTCGAACTCGCTCGGCTCGAACTTGCCGGACCGCGCCTCCGGCTTGCTGAAAAACGAAGCGCGCCTGCTTGGCTCCATGTTGCTGGAATGCGCCGAAGAAGCGTCCTTGCCGGCAGGCGGCGCGCTGGCGGTTGACCGCGAGGCGTTCGCAGAGAAAGTCACACGACGAATTGAAAATCATCCGAACATCGAAATTGTACGCGAGGAAGTCAAAGCGATTCCAAATTTGCCGACCATTGTCGCCAGCGGACCGTTGACTTCGCCCGCGCTCTCCGCGTCGATTGCGGAGTTGAGCGGCGAGAATCATCTCTTTTTCTTCGATGCCATCGCGCCCATCGTCCATGCCGAGAGTATCAACATGCAGATCGCATTCCGCGCTTCGCGTTACGACAAAGGCGCTCAGGATGAAGGCGATTACATCAACTGTCCGTTCACGAAGGAGGAATATTACGCCTTCGTTGACGCGCTGTTGAAGGCGGAACGAATCGAACTGCGCGCTTTTGAAGACGCGATCAAGTCCGGCGTGAAAGCGGGTCACTTCTTTGAAGGTTGTTTGCCTGTCGAGATCATCGTGGAGCGCGGGCTTGACTCACTCGCTTTCGGTCCCATGCGCCCGGTCGGTTTGCGCGATCCGCGCACGGGCAAACGTCCGTACGCGGTGGTGCAATTGCGGCAGGATAATCTCGCTGGCAGTTTGTACAATCTGGTCGGTTTTCAAACTAACCTGAAATTCCCTGAACAAAGACGCGTCTTGCGTATGATCCCCGGTCTCGAAAATGCTGAGTTCATGCGCTATGGGCAGATGCACCGTAACACCTTCATCGCTTCGCCGAAACTTTTGCGCCCCACACTTCAACACATCACACGCGACGATCTTTTTTTCGCCGGTCAGATCACCGGCGTTGAGGGCTACATGGGCAACATCGCCACCGGTTTGCTGGCGGGCGTCAACGCGGCGCGGCTTTATCATGGCGAAGCGCCTCTCACGTTGCCGCAAACCACGATGCTCGGCGCGCTCTGTCATTACGTGACGCACGCCGACCTCAAAGATTTCCAGCCGATGAAAGCCAACTTCGGAATCCTGCCGCCGATCGAATTCACATCGAAGATCGGCAAGCGCGAACGCGGCGCGGCATACGCGGAACGTTCGCTGGCAGAGTTGCAAACGGTGATGGATGGGATGGTCGCGGCGTGA
- a CDS encoding response regulator transcription factor, which translates to MKSNILVVDDEPVARQSMSDILRLEGFSVNSAPNGQAAIEYVRTHPVELMIVDLRMPGMDGLEVVQVVNQISPETEIVLLTAFATTESAIQALRLRIHDYLLKPASPAQVIASVKKGLSRRDARLKARAGNAVTDVDEGNAEFTLKDGTYIDLSRRLIRKKDNIIHLTPAEGRLLRVLIENPGRVYSHRELVLLVQGYDTSQREAPEILRPLVSRLRHKLESFPSLSDRIVSVRGTGYLYEGDK; encoded by the coding sequence ATGAAATCGAACATCTTGGTTGTAGACGACGAACCGGTAGCGCGCCAATCCATGAGCGACATTTTGCGGCTGGAGGGATTCTCCGTCAATTCGGCGCCGAACGGACAGGCGGCGATCGAATACGTGCGCACGCATCCGGTCGAATTGATGATCGTTGACCTACGTATGCCCGGCATGGACGGCTTGGAAGTGGTGCAGGTGGTGAATCAGATTTCCCCTGAGACAGAGATCGTGCTTCTCACGGCGTTCGCCACTACTGAGTCCGCGATCCAAGCGCTGCGTTTGCGCATCCACGATTATTTGCTCAAACCCGCCTCGCCCGCGCAGGTGATCGCCAGCGTCAAAAAGGGACTCTCCCGCCGCGACGCTCGCTTGAAAGCGCGCGCCGGCAACGCGGTCACAGATGTGGACGAGGGCAACGCGGAGTTCACGTTGAAAGACGGCACGTACATTGACCTCTCCCGCCGTTTGATCCGCAAAAAGGACAACATCATCCACCTGACCCCCGCCGAGGGACGCCTGTTGCGCGTGCTAATCGAAAACCCGGGACGGGTCTATTCGCACCGCGAGTTAGTCCTGCTCGTGCAAGGCTACGACACCTCCCAGCGCGAAGCGCCCGAAATTTTGCGTCCGCTGGTGAGCCGCTTGCGCCACAAACTTGAATCGTTCCCCTCGCTATCCGACCGCATCGTCAGCGTACGAGGGACGGGGTATTTGTACGAGGGCGATAAGTGA
- a CDS encoding GAF domain-containing protein, giving the protein MSAQKDIEFQLKETVQLTETAWSALVEREAGVWHIVSHHHLTKKNRPELLKFLNKSEVDSWLCGALSGGQSRSVSLPESSNLEVARLFAFPLKGMSRVALAGADQLSAESQRLWRLVVTGMQNGETPPDSSASASVAASLLVPDLDSENPYDMPRALDRALTSFLRLVSVQGAWLAIRRGDSLEVRAHWNAPACANLDLPIESNTLLRRMNRNLTPMVVSREDPLWDSIPHKGLKSNTKLWACIPIVIGQRMIGTLVLWRTSAFKRDEWNRLTELITQIAPAIETIITFAEMSSHLRRMAMLNDFSLTISTGRNLDQIARRVFALLSRAFGTELILLDLLSADNRLVTEFRSRDGNVTSSIRSAHERWIASTLKGSQKARLGDPLLEGVTPLYEGALSGVYVPLRFRGQIIGTLCIESAKADAFNFYDESLIVVIASHLASLADYTRVREEAEGRARNLGLIHEVVQQVVGLTEPQEVAQITAELLARYFAYELAAVFIADSKGSLTIGGFGGASQNVVRRAMQSFEYPVSGGITGRVFETGDSVVVNDVLQDNRYRSIKGWQAGSEMCVAIRDGMKILGIIDVESSSRNAFTHNDFMALESLAGILASVITSADQYQRLEQTVSQLRATQLELRERMDAQRKTENRLLQAAKLAAVGEMAAGIAHELNNPLTSVTGFAELALDEFPQENQTRKDLELVVREAKRARDVVRRLLDFARQGESARARASLNEVLDDVIALSRHLIHTSGVSLKTHFDESLPWVMIDVNQIKQVALNLVHNALQAMPDGGALEIVTTSAKRNNRQWALVSVRDTGVGIPKEDMTRIFEPFFTTKGNHGGTGLGLSVTYGIVTDHGGAIEADSEPGKGSKFTVWLPI; this is encoded by the coding sequence ATGAGCGCTCAAAAAGACATTGAATTTCAGCTCAAGGAAACCGTTCAACTCACCGAGACCGCTTGGTCCGCGCTGGTGGAACGTGAAGCGGGAGTATGGCACATTGTCTCGCATCATCATCTGACTAAAAAAAACCGACCCGAACTTCTCAAGTTCCTCAACAAATCCGAAGTTGATTCGTGGTTGTGCGGCGCGCTCAGCGGCGGACAAAGCCGTTCCGTTTCCCTGCCCGAATCGAGCAATCTCGAAGTTGCCCGGCTCTTCGCCTTCCCGCTGAAGGGGATGTCACGCGTCGCGCTGGCTGGGGCAGACCAACTCAGCGCTGAATCGCAACGGCTATGGCGGCTTGTCGTCACAGGGATGCAAAACGGAGAAACGCCGCCGGATTCGTCCGCGTCGGCGTCCGTCGCCGCGTCGTTGCTTGTCCCCGATCTAGATTCGGAAAATCCCTACGACATGCCGCGCGCGCTCGACCGCGCCCTCACCTCTTTTTTACGCCTCGTTTCCGTACAGGGAGCCTGGCTCGCCATTCGACGCGGCGACTCACTGGAAGTCCGCGCCCATTGGAACGCGCCCGCGTGCGCCAACCTCGATCTCCCCATCGAATCCAACACCCTCCTGCGGCGGATGAACCGCAACCTCACGCCGATGGTGGTTAGTCGCGAAGACCCGCTGTGGGATTCGATCCCGCACAAAGGTTTGAAATCCAACACAAAACTATGGGCGTGCATCCCCATCGTTATCGGACAACGCATGATCGGCACGCTCGTCCTCTGGCGAACTTCCGCGTTCAAACGCGATGAATGGAACCGCCTGACCGAACTCATCACACAGATCGCGCCCGCCATCGAAACGATCATCACCTTCGCAGAAATGTCGAGCCACCTGCGGCGGATGGCAATGCTCAACGATTTTTCGCTGACCATCTCCACCGGGCGAAATTTGGATCAGATCGCGCGGCGCGTGTTTGCCCTGTTGTCACGCGCCTTCGGCACAGAACTCATTTTGCTCGACCTGCTTTCCGCAGATAACCGATTAGTAACTGAATTTCGGAGCCGCGATGGCAACGTGACTTCCTCGATCCGCAGCGCGCACGAACGCTGGATCGCGTCCACCCTCAAAGGCTCGCAAAAAGCACGGCTGGGAGATCCGCTTCTCGAAGGCGTCACCCCGCTCTACGAAGGCGCGCTCTCCGGCGTGTATGTCCCTCTGCGCTTCCGCGGGCAGATCATCGGCACGCTCTGCATCGAAAGCGCCAAAGCGGACGCGTTCAACTTCTACGATGAAAGCCTGATCGTCGTCATTGCCAGTCACCTCGCCAGCCTCGCGGACTATACACGCGTGCGCGAAGAAGCCGAGGGCCGCGCTCGCAACCTTGGTTTGATTCACGAAGTTGTACAACAAGTTGTAGGCTTGACCGAACCTCAGGAAGTGGCGCAGATCACCGCCGAACTCCTTGCGCGGTATTTTGCTTACGAACTCGCCGCCGTCTTCATCGCCGATTCGAAAGGCAGTCTCACCATCGGCGGTTTCGGCGGAGCCAGCCAAAACGTAGTCCGGCGAGCAATGCAATCGTTCGAATATCCGGTCAGCGGCGGAATCACCGGTCGTGTTTTTGAAACAGGCGATAGCGTCGTGGTGAACGATGTATTACAAGACAACCGCTATCGCTCCATCAAAGGCTGGCAAGCAGGCTCCGAAATGTGCGTGGCGATCCGCGATGGCATGAAAATTCTCGGCATTATTGACGTGGAAAGCAGTTCGCGCAACGCATTCACCCACAACGATTTCATGGCGCTCGAATCGCTCGCGGGCATCCTCGCCAGCGTGATCACCAGCGCCGATCAATATCAGCGATTGGAACAGACCGTCAGCCAGTTACGCGCCACACAACTCGAATTGCGCGAACGGATGGATGCCCAGCGAAAAACGGAAAATCGCCTGCTCCAAGCCGCAAAACTTGCCGCGGTCGGCGAGATGGCGGCGGGCATTGCGCATGAATTGAACAACCCGCTCACCTCGGTGACCGGGTTTGCCGAACTCGCGCTCGATGAATTTCCGCAAGAGAACCAAACGCGCAAAGACCTTGAACTGGTCGTCCGGGAGGCGAAGCGCGCCCGCGACGTGGTGCGCCGCCTGTTGGACTTTGCGCGGCAAGGAGAAAGCGCCCGCGCCCGCGCCTCGTTGAACGAAGTATTAGACGATGTGATCGCGCTGAGCCGGCATCTCATCCACACCAGCGGCGTGTCATTGAAAACTCACTTCGACGAATCCCTCCCATGGGTGATGATAGACGTCAACCAGATCAAGCAGGTCGCGCTCAACCTCGTGCACAATGCCTTGCAAGCCATGCCAGACGGCGGCGCGCTGGAGATCGTCACAACCTCCGCCAAGCGGAACAACCGCCAATGGGCGTTGGTATCCGTCCGAGATACCGGCGTGGGGATACCCAAAGAAGATATGACAAGGATCTTCGAGCCATTCTTCACGACCAAAGGAAATCACGGCGGCACGGGGCTTGGGCTTTCGGTCACATACGGCATCGTCACCGATCATGGCGGCGCTATCGAAGCGGACAGCGAACCCGGCAAAGGCTCGAAATTTACTGTGTGGCTGCCGATATGA
- a CDS encoding nuclear transport factor 2 family protein — MTSAESDMTTLQALNKRFIHNFVTNDVPSHNAILHPSFRTIDTQGAHMDRATYLEEWATGFDPDVIPYWDMRDERITLIGDVALVSAATKWTRIRNGVETEGMTCYTDTYIRAGETWLCVLAQLTSVAPPNYPPDDTIVVKYLRGVLQQS, encoded by the coding sequence ATGACATCTGCCGAATCCGATATGACAACTTTGCAGGCTCTCAACAAGCGTTTCATTCACAATTTTGTTACAAACGACGTACCCTCCCACAACGCCATCCTGCACCCATCATTTAGAACGATTGACACACAAGGCGCTCACATGGACCGCGCCACATATTTAGAAGAATGGGCGACAGGATTTGACCCTGATGTCATCCCATACTGGGATATGCGCGATGAGCGAATTACCCTAATCGGAGATGTTGCGCTCGTAAGCGCCGCAACCAAATGGACCCGCATCCGCAACGGCGTAGAGACTGAAGGAATGACCTGCTATACAGACACGTATATCCGCGCTGGAGAAACTTGGCTATGTGTTCTTGCTCAACTCACATCGGTAGCGCCCCCAAACTATCCACCTGACGACACCATCGTTGTAAAGTATCTGCGCGGCGTGCTCCAACAATCATAA
- the rplS gene encoding 50S ribosomal protein L19 gives MSQQILKALEAKKNDNVPDVQSGDTVSVHVKIKEGERERIQEFKGTVIRLRKGGTERSITVRRVASNGVGVERTFLLRSPRLDKVVVERHNQVRRAQLYFMRGRTGKSARLKQKFDN, from the coding sequence ATGTCCCAGCAGATCCTCAAGGCTCTCGAAGCCAAAAAGAATGACAATGTGCCGGACGTACAGTCTGGCGATACTGTCAGCGTGCATGTGAAGATCAAAGAAGGCGAACGCGAACGTATTCAGGAGTTCAAAGGCACGGTTATCCGCTTGCGAAAGGGCGGGACCGAGCGCTCCATCACGGTTCGACGCGTCGCCTCTAACGGCGTCGGCGTGGAGCGCACGTTCCTGCTCCGCTCGCCCCGTCTCGATAAAGTGGTGGTCGAACGCCACAATCAGGTGCGGCGCGCACAACTCTACTTCATGCGCGGACGCACTGGCAAGTCTGCCCGCCTCAAGCAGAAGTTCGATAACTAG